A stretch of Bradyrhizobium sp. AZCC 2262 DNA encodes these proteins:
- a CDS encoding TetR/AcrR family transcriptional regulator: protein MARGYDESTTGAIAERAGVSIGTLCQYFPNKESLVEALFQAHAADLLSDVDQALARSADLPLEESVLALVRAGLDAHRVNPELH from the coding sequence GTGGCCCGCGGATATGATGAATCGACAACAGGGGCGATTGCAGAGCGGGCCGGCGTCAGCATTGGAACGCTCTGCCAGTATTTTCCCAACAAGGAGTCCCTCGTCGAGGCCCTGTTTCAGGCGCACGCCGCAGACTTGCTTTCAGACGTGGACCAAGCGCTCGCCCGCAGCGCTGATCTTCCGCTAGAGGAGAGCGTGCTCGCCCTCGTTCGGGCCGGCCTCGATGCACACCGAGTGAATCCGGAACTCCACTAG